In Desulfovibrio inopinatus DSM 10711, the following are encoded in one genomic region:
- a CDS encoding ribonuclease J, translating to MEGKDDAVTLYPLGGLGEIGLNCMALVSGDSMILVDCGLMFPEDYLFGIDIVIPRFDFILGMKDKLKGIVITHGHEDHIGALPWLLPYVDAPIYSSKFTLALIAKKLTEHNLMDYVDLRPVEKNDRITLGNFAINFFEVCHSIIHGFGLGIETPAGRIVHTGDFKIDQNPLDNHRTDIDAFKTFSEDGALLLLSDSTNVEREGFALTEREIKHALSNIFKKSTGRILVTLFSSHIQRMQEVFDLAHAHGRRVAVSGKSLYSNIEIAKELGDLVIPAGTECSLEEISELSDDKCVILLTGSQGEPLSALNRLAMGEHRQLKVHKGDTVIMSSRFIPGNVRAITKLINRLYKLGAEVLYEKVQAIHASGHAHREELRIMLNSVKPKFFIPVHGEYRHLVKHCRLAQECGVAPERALLLEDGDPVTFYPKGIRLEDKIPVENIYVDGKGVGDVGQTVLKERQLLAGEGLVIVLLVIDEKTGEITLGPKILSKGFVFEQQYSHVLEDAKCIVLDIFENIPPGDSEKLKERIRSSLRRFFRKILARDPVVVPMVVVL from the coding sequence ATGGAAGGAAAAGACGACGCAGTAACCCTGTATCCGCTGGGCGGACTCGGCGAGATCGGGCTGAACTGCATGGCCCTGGTAAGCGGGGATTCCATGATCCTTGTTGACTGTGGCCTTATGTTTCCCGAAGATTATCTTTTCGGAATAGATATTGTTATTCCTCGATTCGACTTCATCCTTGGGATGAAAGACAAACTGAAAGGAATTGTTATTACGCATGGGCACGAGGACCATATTGGTGCTCTTCCCTGGCTTCTCCCATACGTGGACGCTCCCATTTACTCTTCCAAGTTCACGCTTGCACTCATTGCCAAGAAACTCACCGAGCATAACTTGATGGATTACGTCGATTTACGCCCGGTTGAAAAAAATGACCGCATCACACTTGGTAATTTTGCAATAAATTTCTTTGAAGTTTGTCACTCAATTATTCACGGGTTTGGTTTGGGTATTGAAACCCCTGCCGGCCGTATCGTGCACACCGGGGATTTCAAGATCGATCAAAATCCCTTGGACAACCACCGTACAGACATTGATGCGTTCAAGACTTTTTCCGAAGATGGCGCCCTGCTCCTGCTTTCCGATTCGACGAATGTCGAACGTGAAGGGTTTGCACTGACAGAACGCGAAATCAAGCATGCTCTCTCGAATATTTTCAAAAAATCCACCGGCCGCATCCTGGTCACGCTGTTTTCCAGCCATATTCAACGGATGCAGGAAGTATTCGATCTGGCACATGCCCATGGCAGACGTGTCGCAGTTTCAGGCAAAAGTTTGTATTCCAACATTGAGATCGCGAAAGAACTTGGAGACCTGGTCATTCCAGCCGGAACGGAATGTTCTCTGGAAGAGATTTCCGAACTTTCCGACGACAAGTGTGTCATCCTCCTGACCGGCTCACAAGGTGAACCATTGTCTGCACTGAACCGGTTGGCCATGGGAGAACATCGTCAGCTCAAGGTACATAAAGGCGATACTGTCATTATGTCCTCCCGCTTCATTCCAGGCAATGTGCGGGCCATTACCAAGCTCATCAATCGCCTCTATAAACTTGGCGCCGAAGTGCTTTACGAAAAAGTACAAGCTATTCATGCATCGGGTCATGCACATCGCGAAGAGCTGCGTATCATGTTGAACTCGGTGAAGCCCAAATTTTTCATCCCGGTACATGGTGAATACCGTCACCTTGTCAAACACTGTCGATTAGCCCAAGAATGTGGTGTTGCTCCGGAACGCGCCCTGCTTCTGGAAGACGGTGATCCTGTGACGTTCTACCCCAAAGGGATTCGCCTCGAAGACAAGATTCCCGTGGAAAATATCTATGTCGATGGCAAGGGCGTCGGTGATGTAGGGCAGACGGTCCTCAAAGAACGTCAACTTCTGGCTGGCGAAGGGCTGGTCATTGTTCTGCTTGTTATCGATGAAAAAACCGGGGAAATCACCCTTGGTCCCAAGATCCTGTCCAAAGGGTTTGTTTTTGAACAGCAGTACAGTCATGTTCTGGAAGATGCCAAATGTATCGTACTCGATATATTTGAAAACATCCCCCCAGGAGACTCGGAGAAACTCAAAGAGCGTATTCGGTCATCTCTACGACGATTCTTTCGGAAAATCCTTGCTCGCGATCCCGTCGTCGTTCCTATGGTTGTTGTGTTATAG
- a CDS encoding AI-2E family transporter → MVCDIKQFFDTNRTLFIWAIFFGLLWLIISKGLFGLVFITFILGYVFNGLIEWLCARSTIPRRAWTILIYLVFITLVLLLISMVAPVLVSEGKMFFSQLPKAIENIDHFLEAQANHQPMLAPLIVALQKIISLETIPGVDSEQLVRFAVVSINQITVHISYFLMGTLFSFLILLDYPRLRAQAMNLRQTRLRHFYRHTAGSIIQCALFVGEAFKAQTMISCANTMLTALGMWGLGIHPISLLSTIVFIAGLIPVLGMFISTIPIMLIAFNIGGLNLALLSLVMVIFVHLFETYVLNPRIFSAVFKISPVLTLFILYIAHTFFGLWGMILGVPITVFVFKHLIQRQASAYPREEKKTIT, encoded by the coding sequence ATGGTATGCGACATCAAACAATTTTTCGATACAAACCGCACATTGTTCATCTGGGCGATTTTTTTCGGACTGTTATGGCTTATTATCTCCAAGGGCCTTTTCGGGCTCGTTTTCATCACATTTATCTTGGGATATGTTTTCAATGGCCTCATTGAGTGGCTTTGTGCACGTTCCACAATCCCACGCCGCGCTTGGACGATTCTCATCTATCTTGTTTTCATAACCCTTGTACTGTTGCTTATCTCCATGGTCGCACCAGTGCTTGTGTCCGAAGGCAAAATGTTCTTCTCGCAGCTCCCCAAGGCTATTGAAAATATAGATCATTTCCTGGAAGCCCAGGCGAACCATCAACCAATGCTCGCCCCACTCATCGTAGCGTTACAAAAAATCATCTCTTTGGAGACCATTCCGGGCGTCGATAGTGAGCAACTCGTACGCTTTGCCGTCGTCTCCATCAATCAGATCACGGTCCATATTTCGTACTTTCTCATGGGAACGTTGTTCTCTTTCCTTATATTGCTCGATTATCCGAGATTACGCGCTCAAGCTATGAATCTCCGCCAGACGAGGCTGCGCCATTTTTATCGACACACCGCTGGAAGTATCATTCAGTGCGCGTTGTTTGTTGGCGAAGCATTCAAAGCACAAACCATGATTTCCTGCGCAAACACAATGCTGACCGCCCTCGGCATGTGGGGCCTCGGTATTCACCCGATATCATTGCTGAGTACTATCGTCTTTATAGCGGGCCTCATTCCTGTGCTTGGTATGTTTATTTCCACCATTCCCATCATGCTCATCGCCTTCAATATCGGGGGCCTCAATCTCGCGCTGCTGTCATTGGTCATGGTCATTTTTGTCCATCTCTTTGAGACCTATGTGCTCAACCCCCGCATTTTTTCAGCCGTCTTTAAAATCAGCCCTGTACTGACCTTATTCATTCTCTATATCGCCCACACGTTTTTTGGATTGTGGGGCATGATTCTAGGTGTCCCCATCACCGTGTTTGTCTTTAAGCATTTGATTCAGCGGCAAGCTTCGGCGTATCCAAGAGAAGAGAAAAAAACGATCACCTGA
- a CDS encoding fumarylacetoacetate hydrolase family protein: MRVLRVQYQGKNFYAALIKDQVMCLDKTLGLDQPIALTDIIPLPTVTPTKVVCAAVNYRPHAEEIGWAIPDEPVIFFKPPTAVIGTGHSIILPQNSARVDYEGELAVIIGKTCRYVAPQDVPSYIFGYACANDVTARDFQKKDGLFGRAKGFDTFCPIGPWIETEVDDVNNLRLTTSVNGEVKQEGNTSDMIFDPFTLVSFISTVMTLNPGDAILTGTPSGIGPLTPGDEVHVEIEGVGLLSNSVVLEEDALASTTPVQ; encoded by the coding sequence ATGCGAGTACTTCGCGTGCAATACCAAGGTAAAAATTTTTATGCAGCACTTATCAAAGATCAAGTCATGTGCCTGGATAAAACACTTGGCCTCGATCAGCCCATTGCCCTGACGGACATCATTCCACTCCCGACAGTCACCCCGACAAAAGTTGTCTGCGCTGCCGTCAATTATCGACCGCATGCCGAGGAGATCGGATGGGCCATCCCGGATGAACCGGTTATCTTCTTCAAGCCGCCGACGGCTGTCATCGGCACCGGCCACTCCATCATTCTTCCCCAAAACAGCGCTCGTGTGGATTATGAAGGCGAACTTGCCGTCATTATCGGAAAAACATGTCGCTATGTTGCCCCGCAAGATGTTCCTTCCTATATCTTCGGCTACGCCTGCGCCAACGATGTCACGGCGCGTGACTTCCAGAAAAAAGACGGCTTGTTTGGTCGTGCCAAAGGATTTGATACCTTTTGTCCCATTGGACCATGGATTGAGACGGAAGTGGACGATGTCAACAATCTTCGGTTGACGACGTCGGTGAATGGCGAGGTTAAGCAGGAAGGAAATACGTCGGATATGATTTTCGACCCCTTTACGCTGGTCAGCTTCATTTCCACTGTCATGACGCTCAATCCGGGCGATGCGATTTTGACCGGAACGCCTAGTGGAATAGGTCCACTGACCCCTGGAGATGAAGTCCACGTGGAAATTGAAGGTGTCGGCCTGTTGAGCAATTCGGTTGTTCTCGAAGAAGACGCCCTCGCATCCACCACTCCCGTACAGTAA
- a CDS encoding lysophospholipid acyltransferase family protein translates to MTCLMLRPSGKQSFLRKVETAWGKMLIAAAGCRIECDLSALDPNVNYVFLANHQSNLDIPAFFSILGDYDFRFLAKDSLFRIPLFGHAMRHNGHIEVFREDGAKAMQALRDAVKIAKDDKSILVFPEGTRSPDPNQLLPFKAGGMLIAYRAGLPVAPLVIAGTAAIMPKGTLRLNPGVIRVRALPPLDPTKIRSKTDRATFERDLYTTMNDAYQELHTWKEKTTQ, encoded by the coding sequence GTGACGTGCCTTATGCTCCGACCTTCCGGGAAACAGAGTTTCCTCCGGAAAGTGGAGACCGCGTGGGGCAAGATGCTTATTGCCGCTGCCGGATGTCGCATAGAATGCGATTTAAGTGCCTTGGATCCCAATGTAAATTATGTTTTTTTGGCAAATCATCAAAGTAATCTCGACATTCCGGCGTTTTTTTCCATTCTTGGAGACTACGATTTCAGGTTTCTCGCGAAAGACAGCCTGTTTCGCATTCCCTTGTTTGGTCACGCCATGCGCCACAACGGCCATATTGAAGTGTTTCGTGAAGATGGAGCCAAGGCCATGCAAGCCTTGCGTGACGCCGTCAAGATCGCCAAAGACGACAAAAGTATTCTCGTTTTTCCCGAAGGGACGCGAAGCCCAGACCCGAATCAGCTGTTGCCGTTCAAAGCTGGAGGTATGCTCATCGCGTACCGGGCCGGCCTGCCCGTTGCCCCACTTGTTATAGCGGGAACAGCAGCCATTATGCCCAAAGGGACCCTGCGCCTTAACCCCGGCGTCATCCGGGTGCGGGCTCTCCCGCCGCTTGATCCCACGAAAATTCGTAGTAAAACCGATCGGGCCACGTTTGAACGCGATCTCTACACGACAATGAACGACGCCTACCAGGAGCTCCATACATGGAAGGAAAAGACGACGCAGTAA
- a CDS encoding nickel-dependent hydrogenase large subunit, whose amino-acid sequence MAKDPAMTPKSNFSGPIVVDPITRIEGHLRIEVEVADGKIKDARSSSQLFRGLEIILKGRDPRDAQHFTQRSCGVCTYVHALASTRCVDNAVGVDIPANAELVRNLVLGSQYLHDHIVHFYHLHALDWVDVTAGLKADPSKAAKIASTISPRKTTAADLKAVQDKLNKFVESGQLGIFTNAFFLGGHDAYYLPPEVSLIATAHYLEALHLQVKAARAMAVFGAKNPHTQFTVVGGATCYDSLKPDRLAEFVSLWKETKQFVDEVYIPDLLAVAEYYKDWGSIGGTTNFLSFGEFASNAKDRPNGLYPAGVVMNRDLSKVDAFDQKEIKEHVKHSWYKGDAALYPMDGVTDPEYTSLGDKERYSWMKAPRYKGEPMEVGPLARTLIAYAKAQPETKATVDMILEKLSIKPEHLFSTLGRTAARGIETAVIAGKMGDWVKTLSDNVKSGNNDLYTDWEMPDEAEGVGFEEAPRGALSHWIKIKDKKIENFQLVVPSTWNLGPRCAEGKLGPVEEALIGTPIADPKRPVEILRTVHAFDPCIACGVHVIQPESNEVLKFRVL is encoded by the coding sequence ATGGCCAAAGATCCAGCCATGACGCCTAAATCGAATTTTAGCGGTCCCATTGTCGTCGACCCGATCACGCGCATTGAAGGCCACCTGCGCATTGAAGTCGAGGTCGCAGACGGCAAAATTAAAGATGCCCGCAGCTCTTCCCAACTGTTTCGCGGTCTGGAAATTATCCTGAAAGGCCGTGATCCCCGTGATGCCCAGCATTTTACCCAACGTTCCTGCGGTGTGTGTACATACGTCCACGCACTGGCTTCAACGCGCTGTGTCGATAATGCTGTTGGCGTTGATATTCCGGCAAACGCCGAACTCGTGCGGAATCTTGTGCTCGGTTCGCAATATCTGCATGACCACATTGTCCATTTCTATCACCTTCATGCCCTGGACTGGGTCGATGTGACGGCTGGCCTCAAGGCCGACCCGAGCAAAGCAGCCAAAATCGCTTCCACGATTTCTCCGCGGAAGACCACGGCCGCCGATCTCAAGGCGGTTCAGGACAAGTTGAATAAGTTCGTCGAATCGGGACAGCTTGGTATTTTTACCAACGCTTTCTTCCTGGGCGGACATGATGCCTATTACTTGCCCCCCGAAGTCAGCTTGATTGCGACGGCTCACTACCTTGAAGCGTTGCACCTCCAAGTCAAGGCAGCTCGAGCCATGGCCGTTTTCGGTGCGAAGAATCCGCATACTCAGTTTACGGTTGTCGGTGGCGCCACCTGTTACGACAGCCTGAAACCCGATCGCTTGGCCGAATTCGTATCGTTGTGGAAAGAAACCAAGCAGTTTGTCGATGAAGTCTACATTCCCGATCTGCTTGCCGTGGCCGAATACTACAAAGATTGGGGAAGCATCGGTGGTACGACGAACTTCCTCAGCTTTGGTGAGTTTGCCAGCAATGCGAAAGATCGTCCCAACGGATTGTACCCGGCTGGGGTCGTCATGAATCGTGACCTCTCCAAGGTGGATGCATTCGACCAGAAAGAAATTAAAGAACACGTCAAGCATAGCTGGTACAAAGGCGATGCCGCCCTGTACCCCATGGATGGTGTCACTGATCCTGAGTACACCAGCCTGGGTGACAAGGAACGCTACTCCTGGATGAAGGCTCCTCGATACAAAGGCGAGCCCATGGAAGTCGGTCCTTTGGCTCGGACGCTCATCGCGTACGCCAAAGCTCAGCCTGAGACCAAGGCAACGGTGGACATGATATTGGAAAAACTGTCCATCAAGCCTGAACACCTGTTCTCCACCCTGGGCCGCACCGCTGCCCGCGGTATTGAAACGGCCGTCATCGCCGGTAAAATGGGAGACTGGGTCAAAACGCTGAGTGATAACGTCAAATCGGGCAATAACGATCTGTACACGGATTGGGAAATGCCGGATGAAGCCGAAGGCGTCGGTTTTGAAGAAGCGCCGCGTGGTGCCTTGTCGCACTGGATTAAGATTAAAGACAAAAAGATCGAAAACTTCCAGCTCGTGGTTCCGTCCACCTGGAACCTCGGTCCTCGGTGTGCCGAAGGCAAGCTCGGACCGGTCGAAGAAGCTCTGATCGGCACCCCGATCGCCGATCCCAAGCGCCCCGTAGAAATTCTGCGCACGGTTCACGCCTTCGACCCCTGCATCGCCTGCGGTGTCCACGTCATTCAACCTGAATCGAACGAAGTGTTGAAATTCAGAGTATTATAG
- a CDS encoding hydrogenase small subunit, with translation MRFSIGLGKDDAEKRLEQRGVSRRDFMKFCTTVAVTMGMGPAFAVDVAHALTAKRRPSVVYLHCAECTGCSEAVLRTVKPYIDELILDTISLDYHETLMAAAGEAAEEALHEAVNSKEGFYCVVEGAVPTIDQGNWGMVAGKPMLELVKEICPKAKGVISIGQCSSFGGVQAAAPNPSKAVPVSKATGIQTICIAGCPPNPINFVGTVVHLLTKGMPELDDNGRPTMFYGETVHDNCPRLKHFDNGEFAPSFGSEEAKKGWCLYELGCKGPLTFNNCPKVKFNQTNWPVEAGHPCIGCSEPQFWDSMSPFYEQF, from the coding sequence ATGCGATTCTCGATCGGTCTTGGTAAGGACGATGCGGAAAAACGGCTCGAACAACGAGGCGTATCGCGCCGTGATTTCATGAAATTCTGTACCACTGTGGCTGTCACTATGGGGATGGGCCCGGCATTTGCCGTGGACGTTGCCCATGCGTTGACGGCAAAACGGCGTCCGTCCGTTGTGTATTTGCATTGTGCTGAATGTACAGGCTGTTCCGAAGCCGTTTTGCGTACGGTAAAACCGTACATTGACGAACTTATCCTCGACACGATTTCTTTGGATTATCATGAAACGCTCATGGCCGCGGCTGGCGAAGCTGCGGAAGAAGCACTGCATGAAGCCGTGAATTCTAAAGAAGGTTTTTACTGTGTGGTGGAAGGCGCGGTGCCGACCATTGACCAGGGGAACTGGGGAATGGTGGCCGGCAAGCCCATGCTTGAGCTTGTCAAAGAAATCTGTCCCAAAGCCAAAGGCGTTATCAGCATCGGTCAGTGTTCGAGCTTCGGTGGTGTGCAGGCGGCTGCACCCAATCCGTCTAAGGCTGTTCCTGTATCCAAGGCAACTGGAATTCAAACCATCTGTATTGCCGGTTGTCCGCCCAATCCCATCAATTTCGTCGGTACCGTGGTGCATTTGCTGACGAAGGGAATGCCCGAACTTGATGATAACGGTCGCCCCACGATGTTTTACGGTGAAACCGTTCATGACAATTGCCCCCGTCTCAAGCATTTCGATAACGGGGAATTCGCGCCTTCGTTTGGCTCGGAAGAAGCCAAGAAAGGCTGGTGTCTCTATGAACTCGGATGCAAGGGCCCATTGACTTTCAACAACTGCCCCAAGGTCAAATTTAATCAGACCAACTGGCCTGTTGAAGCGGGACACCCCTGCATCGGCTGCAGCGAACCCCAGTTTTGGGATTCCATGAGCCCGTTCTACGAGCAGTTCTAA
- a CDS encoding PLP-dependent aminotransferase family protein: MSLAHRMCSVHRSFIREILKVTADPEIISFAGGLPSPNSFPTAAFSLAAQACLNEEGPKALQYSTTEGCPELRGFIAERLHKTRGLPIPANEILITTGSQQALDLLGKTLIDAGDIVLLERPGYLGAIQSFSLFEARFVTIPLDDDGPNLAALEEVLETNRVKMFYTVPNFQNPSGITHSLEKRRRTGELLSRYDLVLVEDDPYGDLRYKGEPMPPLRSFFTGCAVTLGSFSKITAPGLRLGYLSTTGDLLNACITAKQASDLHTPTLTQRILMRYLRDNDLDAHIATIRELYGPRRDLMVSCIKKYFPEDVSVTEPDGGMFLWARLPEQLSSLTLFEKAIEHKVAFVPGTPFYVDGGGKNTLRLNFSNADPEHIETGIKRLATCIREALSYTS; the protein is encoded by the coding sequence ATGTCTCTGGCTCATCGTATGTGTTCGGTCCACAGATCCTTTATTCGCGAGATACTCAAAGTTACGGCCGATCCGGAAATTATTTCATTTGCCGGAGGACTGCCCAGTCCAAATTCTTTCCCGACAGCGGCATTTTCTCTTGCCGCGCAAGCATGTCTCAACGAGGAAGGCCCCAAAGCTCTCCAGTATTCCACGACGGAGGGGTGTCCTGAATTACGCGGCTTTATTGCTGAGCGATTGCACAAGACCCGAGGCCTTCCCATCCCAGCCAATGAGATCCTCATTACCACGGGATCGCAACAAGCCCTTGATTTGCTTGGCAAGACGCTTATCGATGCCGGTGATATCGTTTTGCTGGAGCGCCCAGGATACCTGGGAGCAATACAGAGCTTTTCATTGTTTGAGGCGCGATTTGTGACCATTCCATTGGACGATGACGGTCCGAATCTTGCGGCATTGGAAGAGGTTCTTGAAACCAACCGTGTAAAGATGTTCTATACTGTGCCCAATTTTCAGAATCCGTCAGGTATAACGCATAGTTTGGAAAAACGGCGCAGGACGGGAGAATTACTGAGCCGTTATGATCTCGTACTTGTCGAAGATGATCCGTACGGTGACTTGCGGTATAAAGGAGAGCCGATGCCGCCGTTGCGATCATTTTTTACTGGTTGTGCGGTGACGTTGGGATCGTTTTCCAAAATCACGGCCCCGGGGTTGCGCTTGGGATATCTTTCTACGACAGGCGACCTTTTGAATGCGTGTATTACGGCAAAACAAGCCTCGGACCTGCACACTCCGACACTGACGCAACGTATTCTCATGCGATACTTGCGGGATAATGATCTGGATGCACATATCGCAACGATTCGAGAATTGTATGGTCCCCGACGCGACCTGATGGTTTCGTGCATCAAAAAGTATTTTCCTGAGGACGTGTCTGTTACCGAGCCCGATGGAGGGATGTTCCTTTGGGCTCGATTGCCAGAACAGCTTTCCAGCCTGACATTGTTCGAGAAGGCCATTGAGCACAAAGTCGCTTTTGTTCCGGGAACCCCCTTCTATGTTGATGGAGGCGGGAAGAACACCTTGCGACTCAATTTCTCCAATGCCGATCCCGAACATATTGAAACCGGTATCAAGCGTCTCGCTACGTGCATTCGTGAAGCGCTTTCATACACGTCGTAA